In one Suricata suricatta isolate VVHF042 chromosome 9, meerkat_22Aug2017_6uvM2_HiC, whole genome shotgun sequence genomic region, the following are encoded:
- the ODF3L1 gene encoding outer dense fiber protein 3-like protein 1 — MKRAKRAKNSVFSGKHPEEKVQVSSRQEVKQTPVIMAKIKGPGPAKYLRPSCTGYVNHDASMFREPAYSLHTRHSEKRITDICSPGPCYFFDPKVTRFGVSRCPQVPMEERIPNLRVSPTPAPCHYNVEKIHPPGERRAPQYAFGYRCPYRVLDPNPAPNEYKLPVLLGPSNPVSRTAPCYSLASDHKNWFYKENVAGGPGPAAHSRPEPSVYQNRSPVYSLAKRFAYPTDHTSRPGPGSHDVQKVTVHKPRSAAFTMGVKHSPHLCPLVVGIHD; from the exons ATGAAGCGGGCCAAGAGGGCCAAGAACTCTGTGTTCTCTGGGAAGCACCCAGAGGAGAAAGTTCAGGTGTCCTCACGGCAGGAGGTAAAGCAGACCCCTGTGATTATGGCAAAGATCAAAG GTCCGGGTCCTGCCAAGTACCTCCGGCCATCCTGCACGGGCTACGTCAACCATGACGCCTCCATGTTCCGGGAGCCAGCCTACAGTCTGCACACTCGGCACTCGGAGAAGC GGATCACGGACATTTGCAGTCCCGGGCCTTGCTATTTCTTTGATCCCAAAGTAACTCGGTTTGGAGTGTCCAGATGCCCGCAGGTCCCTATGGAAGAGCGCATCCCTAACCTGC GCGtgagccccaccccagccccctgccatTACAACGTAGAGAAGATCCACCCACCTGGGGAGCGCAGGGCCCCCCAGTATGCTTTTGGCTACCGGTGCCCATACCGAGTGTTGGACCCCAATCCCGCCCCCAATGAGTACAAGCTGCCAGTCTTGCTGGGGCCCAGTAACCCTGTCAGCCGAACTGCTCCTTGCTATAGCTTGGCCTCTGATCACAAGAACTGGTTTTACAAGGAAAATGTGGCAGGAGGCCCTGGGCCAGCCGCACACTCTCGGCCCGAGCCCTCTGTCTACCAGAACCGCAGCCCCGTCTACAGCCTGGCCAAGCGATTTGCCTACCCGACGGACCACACGTCTCGGCCGGGCCCTGGCTCCCACGACGTCCAGAAGGTCACAGTGCACAAGCCCCGCTCGGCTGCTTTCACCATGGGCGTCAAGCACTCGCCCCACCTGTGCCCGCTGGTCGTCGGCATTCACGACTAA